A single Tenacibaculum sp. 190524A02b DNA region contains:
- a CDS encoding sensor histidine kinase yields MINNQRDLFFVVAYAIIFLFVFLIAIVIFILKSRKDRIKIEEKKKEIEIIAKQKTILLKEIHHRVKNNLQLISGLLYLQSVKHKNEKVTAMIDESQRHINSIALVHEMLYKDDTLSLVSMEKYLHELGTRLLQVSSHEKIIYELKTANVSLPVNYATTLGLIVNELITNTLKYAFDKQKGKVCITLKETTKDEFQFSYADNGKGYNADEGENIKTLGRRLIKMLAEEIEADLTIKNEQGLVYIFNFKVK; encoded by the coding sequence ATGATTAATAATCAACGAGATTTATTTTTTGTAGTAGCATACGCAATTATATTTCTATTTGTATTTCTAATAGCTATTGTTATTTTCATTCTAAAATCTAGAAAAGACCGAATTAAAATTGAGGAAAAAAAGAAAGAAATAGAAATAATAGCGAAGCAGAAAACCATTTTATTAAAAGAAATACATCATAGAGTAAAAAATAATTTACAGTTAATTTCTGGACTTTTATACTTGCAGTCTGTAAAGCATAAAAATGAAAAAGTAACAGCAATGATAGATGAATCACAAAGGCATATAAATTCTATAGCTTTGGTTCATGAAATGTTGTATAAAGATGATACCTTGTCTTTAGTTTCAATGGAAAAATACCTACATGAACTTGGTACTAGATTATTACAGGTTTCTTCACACGAAAAAATAATTTATGAACTTAAAACAGCAAATGTTTCTTTGCCTGTAAATTATGCTACTACCTTAGGTTTAATTGTAAATGAATTGATAACAAATACTTTAAAATATGCTTTTGACAAACAAAAAGGAAAGGTATGTATTACTTTAAAAGAAACAACTAAAGACGAGTTTCAGTTTTCGTATGCAGATAACGGAAAAGGGTACAATGCAGATGAAGGAGAAAATATAAAAACATTAGGGAGGAGATTAATAAAAATGTTAGCGGAAGAAATAGAAGCTGACCTAACAATAAAAAATGAACAAGGGCTAGTTTATATTTTTAATTTTAAAGTAAAATAA
- the nqrF gene encoding NADH:ubiquinone reductase (Na(+)-transporting) subunit F, which translates to MVLQASTGGTVLITVLAFLAVILLLVALLLFVKQKLAPSGPVKITINGDKTIEVASGGTLLSTLGNEKIFLPSACGGGGSCVQCECHVNSGGGEALPTETPHFTRKELQHGIRLACQVKVKQDMDISIPEEIFGIKKWEAVVVRNYNVASFIKEFVVEIPEDMDYKAGGYIQIEIPKCEVKFSDMDITAHPEEHETPNKFQIEWDKFGLWPLVMKNDEVVERAYSMASYPAEGREIMLNVRIATPPWDRAKNGWMDVNPGIASSYVFSRKVGDKVTISGPYGEFFINESEAEMLYVGGGAGMAPMRSHLYHLFKTLKTGRKVSYWYGGRSKRELFYLEHFWALEKEFPNFKFHIALSEPLEEDNWKVKTDIDAEGDGFVGFVHNCVIDNYLSKHDAPEDIELYFCGPPLMNKAVQKMGEDFGIPDENIRFDDFGG; encoded by the coding sequence ATAGTATTACAAGCAAGTACAGGAGGAACAGTCCTAATTACAGTTTTAGCGTTCTTAGCAGTAATTTTATTATTGGTAGCTTTATTATTATTTGTAAAGCAAAAATTAGCGCCATCTGGACCTGTGAAAATTACCATTAATGGTGATAAAACAATAGAGGTAGCATCTGGTGGAACGTTATTATCTACTTTAGGAAACGAAAAAATATTTTTACCATCTGCATGTGGAGGTGGTGGATCTTGTGTGCAGTGTGAGTGTCATGTAAATTCTGGAGGAGGAGAAGCGTTACCAACGGAAACGCCTCACTTTACTCGTAAAGAGTTACAACATGGTATTCGTTTAGCATGTCAAGTAAAAGTAAAGCAAGATATGGATATTTCAATTCCAGAAGAAATTTTTGGAATTAAGAAATGGGAAGCAGTAGTAGTAAGAAATTACAATGTAGCGTCTTTTATTAAAGAATTTGTAGTTGAGATTCCAGAAGACATGGATTACAAAGCAGGAGGGTATATTCAAATTGAAATACCTAAATGTGAAGTAAAGTTTTCTGATATGGATATTACAGCACATCCTGAAGAGCATGAAACACCTAATAAATTTCAAATAGAATGGGATAAGTTTGGTTTATGGCCTTTAGTAATGAAGAATGATGAGGTAGTAGAAAGAGCATATTCTATGGCTTCTTACCCTGCAGAAGGACGTGAAATTATGTTAAACGTTCGTATCGCTACTCCACCATGGGATAGAGCTAAGAACGGATGGATGGATGTAAACCCAGGTATTGCATCATCTTATGTGTTTTCTAGAAAAGTTGGAGATAAAGTAACTATATCAGGGCCTTATGGAGAATTCTTTATTAATGAGTCTGAAGCAGAAATGTTATATGTAGGTGGTGGAGCAGGTATGGCACCAATGCGTTCGCACTTATATCACCTATTCAAAACTTTAAAAACTGGACGTAAAGTATCATATTGGTATGGAGGACGTTCTAAGCGAGAGTTGTTCTATTTAGAACATTTTTGGGCTTTAGAAAAAGAGTTCCCTAATTTTAAATTCCACATTGCTTTATCTGAACCGTTAGAAGAAGATAACTGGAAAGTTAAAACTGATATTGATGCTGAAGGAGATGGATTTGTAGGTTTTGTGCATAACTGTGTAATTGATAATTACCTAAGTAAACATGATGCACCGGAAGATATAGAATTATATTTCTGTGGACCACCATTAATGAACAAAGCGGTACAAAAAATGGGAGAAGATTTTGGAATCCCAGATGAGAACATCCGTTTTGATGACTTTGGAGGATAA
- the nqrE gene encoding NADH:ubiquinone reductase (Na(+)-transporting) subunit E has protein sequence MELLELFFKSIFIDNMVFATFLGMCSYLAISKKVSTSVGMGAAVIFVLAVTVPVNWLLDQYILQPGALSWLGAEYADYDLSFLSFIMFIATIATMVQLVEIIVEKFAPALYNSLGIFLPLIAVNCAILGGSLFMQSREIPTLSQSFVYGIGSGIGWFLAILSIAAIREKIRYSAVPPALRGLGITFIITGLMAIGFMSFGGMLTGGDDAGEKKEAPKAEIKVEEQKEEAKKETKELADNTKEITE, from the coding sequence ATGGAATTATTAGAATTATTTTTCAAATCGATATTTATTGATAACATGGTATTTGCTACCTTCTTAGGAATGTGTTCATACCTAGCTATCTCTAAAAAAGTATCTACTTCAGTAGGTATGGGAGCTGCGGTAATTTTTGTATTAGCTGTTACTGTACCTGTAAACTGGTTATTAGATCAATATATATTACAACCAGGAGCTTTATCTTGGTTAGGAGCTGAGTATGCAGATTATGATTTAAGTTTCTTATCATTTATCATGTTTATTGCAACCATTGCAACAATGGTACAATTAGTAGAAATTATTGTAGAGAAGTTTGCACCAGCATTATATAACTCTTTAGGTATATTCTTACCGCTTATTGCAGTTAACTGTGCTATTTTAGGAGGTTCATTATTTATGCAATCTCGTGAAATTCCAACATTAAGTCAATCATTTGTTTACGGAATTGGTTCAGGAATTGGATGGTTCTTAGCTATATTGTCAATTGCTGCTATTCGTGAAAAAATCCGTTACTCAGCGGTACCACCAGCATTAAGAGGGTTAGGAATAACATTCATCATTACTGGTTTAATGGCTATTGGTTTTATGAGTTTTGGAGGAATGTTAACAGGTGGTGATGATGCAGGTGAGAAAAAAGAAGCTCCAAAAGCTGAAATCAAAGTAGAAGAGCAAAAAGAAGAAGCTAAGAAAGAAACTAAAGAATTAGCTGATAACACTAAAGAAATTACAGAATAA
- a CDS encoding NADH:ubiquinone reductase (Na(+)-transporting) subunit D — MGLLSKKDAGLIKDPLADNNPITIQVLGICSALAITAELKAAVVMAISVLFVLGAGNVVISLMRNIIPSKIRIIVQLIVVATLVIIVDQVLKAFAYELSKTLGAFIGLIITNCIIMGRFEAFALGNGPWKSFLDGVGNALGYGVILIIVAFFRELLGSGSLFGFPVLGDAVEKTGLYAIGYENNGFMIMPPMALIVVGIIIWVQRSRNKALIED; from the coding sequence ATGGGACTTTTATCAAAGAAAGACGCAGGATTAATTAAAGATCCGTTAGCAGATAATAACCCAATTACCATTCAGGTATTAGGTATCTGTTCAGCATTAGCAATTACAGCAGAGCTTAAAGCTGCAGTTGTAATGGCAATATCTGTACTATTTGTTTTAGGAGCAGGTAACGTGGTAATTTCTTTAATGAGAAATATTATTCCATCAAAAATTAGAATTATTGTACAGTTAATTGTAGTTGCTACCTTAGTAATTATTGTAGATCAAGTACTAAAAGCATTTGCTTATGAATTAAGTAAAACATTAGGAGCTTTTATTGGGCTTATCATTACAAACTGTATTATTATGGGACGTTTTGAAGCATTTGCTTTAGGTAACGGACCATGGAAATCATTTTTAGATGGTGTAGGAAATGCTTTAGGTTATGGAGTAATCTTAATCATTGTGGCATTTTTTAGAGAATTATTAGGATCAGGGTCATTATTTGGATTTCCAGTATTAGGAGATGCTGTTGAAAAAACAGGATTATACGCTATTGGATATGAGAATAACGGATTCATGATTATGCCTCCAATGGCTTTAATAGTGGTAGGTATTATCATTTGGGTACAACGTAGTAGAAATAAAGCATTAATTGAAGATTAA
- a CDS encoding Na(+)-translocating NADH-quinone reductase subunit C produces MSKKTDTNMYTVLFAIGMVLVVGALLAFTASSLRPTIDANKRIEKQQNILYAMGVNENDETSAVFVSKNKVADEFSKYIKKQLVIEGANVKEDNKAYLIDVKKQQTLAKEGKTRKLPLFVGEKEGKTFYIAPIRGKGLWDAIWGYVAMDKNMVVQGVYFDHAGETAGLGSNIKQRYFMDDFEGEDLMKNGVFAGIKVAKGNNDPKNEDKKDNEVDAIAGATITGDGVSAMIRTELKQYVPYFKTLK; encoded by the coding sequence ATGAGTAAGAAGACAGATACTAATATGTATACAGTACTTTTCGCAATAGGAATGGTACTAGTAGTAGGTGCGTTGTTAGCTTTTACAGCATCATCTTTAAGACCTACAATTGATGCTAACAAACGTATAGAAAAACAGCAAAACATTTTATACGCAATGGGCGTAAATGAAAATGACGAAACAAGTGCTGTTTTTGTATCTAAAAATAAAGTAGCAGACGAATTTTCAAAATACATCAAAAAACAATTAGTAATTGAAGGAGCTAATGTTAAAGAAGATAACAAAGCATACTTGATTGATGTTAAAAAACAACAAACTTTAGCAAAAGAAGGAAAAACACGTAAGTTACCTTTATTTGTAGGAGAGAAAGAAGGAAAAACATTTTACATAGCACCAATTAGAGGAAAAGGATTATGGGATGCGATTTGGGGATATGTAGCAATGGATAAAAACATGGTTGTGCAAGGTGTTTATTTTGATCATGCAGGAGAAACTGCTGGTTTAGGATCAAACATTAAGCAACGTTATTTTATGGATGATTTTGAAGGAGAGGATTTAATGAAGAATGGAGTTTTTGCTGGAATAAAAGTAGCAAAAGGGAACAATGATCCAAAAAATGAAGATAAAAAAGATAACGAGGTAGATGCAATTGCTGGAGCAACTATTACAGGTGATGGGGTTTCTGCAATGATTAGAACTGAGTTAAAACAGTACGTACCTTACTTTAAAACATTAAAATAA